The Pseudomonas sp. R4-35-07 genome contains a region encoding:
- a CDS encoding GlxA family transcriptional regulator encodes MPRLIHVLAFDNAQVLDVTGPLQVFASANDLARQRGLPAPYAVNVIADQAKPVMTSAGLALVAEPLPAVDQPCDTLVIAGGWGVYGAAEDPALVHWVREKSRHTRRMASVCTGAFLLAASGLLDGCRVATHWTRCEELARKFPALTVEPNPIFIQQGTLWTSAGVTAGIDLCLALVEEDLGRAVALDVARQLVVFLKRPGGQSQFSVTLSLQKSDSRFAELHAWIADNLTLDLSISTLAAQAGMSERSFVRHYRAETGQTPARAVELIRVESARRQLADSSIAIKRIAVHCGFGCEETLRRSFLRALSVTPQAYRERFSPV; translated from the coding sequence ATGCCCCGACTCATTCATGTGCTCGCTTTTGATAATGCCCAGGTGCTCGATGTCACCGGGCCTCTGCAGGTGTTCGCCTCGGCCAATGACCTGGCTCGCCAGCGCGGCTTGCCCGCGCCCTATGCGGTGAATGTGATCGCTGACCAGGCCAAACCGGTGATGACCTCCGCAGGCCTGGCGCTGGTGGCCGAGCCGCTGCCCGCCGTCGATCAGCCGTGTGACACCTTGGTGATCGCCGGTGGCTGGGGCGTCTACGGTGCCGCCGAAGACCCGGCGCTGGTGCACTGGGTACGCGAGAAATCGCGGCACACACGGCGCATGGCCTCGGTCTGCACCGGTGCTTTTCTGCTGGCCGCCAGTGGCCTGCTCGACGGATGCCGCGTGGCTACGCACTGGACGCGCTGTGAGGAACTGGCGCGCAAGTTTCCCGCGCTGACGGTGGAGCCCAATCCGATCTTTATTCAGCAAGGCACGCTGTGGACCTCGGCCGGCGTGACCGCCGGTATCGACCTGTGCCTGGCCCTGGTGGAGGAGGACCTGGGCCGCGCCGTCGCCTTGGACGTGGCACGGCAGTTGGTGGTGTTTCTCAAGCGTCCCGGCGGGCAATCGCAATTCAGCGTGACCTTGTCCCTGCAAAAGAGCGACAGCCGCTTTGCCGAGTTACACGCCTGGATCGCCGACAACCTGACGTTGGACTTGAGTATTTCCACCCTGGCCGCCCAGGCTGGCATGAGCGAGCGCAGCTTTGTGCGCCACTACCGAGCCGAAACCGGCCAGACCCCGGCGCGGGCCGTGGAGCTGATACGGGTCGAAAGCGCACGCCGGCAATTGGCGGACAGCAGCATTGCGATCAAACGCATCGCGGTGCACTGCGGGTTTGGTTGTGAAGAAACCTTGCGCCGCAGTTTTCTGCGGGCCCTGTCGGTAACGCCCCAGGCCTATCGCGAGCGGTTTTCACCGGTGTAG
- a CDS encoding alpha/beta fold hydrolase — MATLIPPAALLYVRTSMLDVAYETHGPVDGEPVILLHGFPYDPRSYDEIVPVLEQRGYRVLVPYLRGYGPTRFINDQVMRSGQQAALAKDLLDFMDALAIPCATLAGYDWGGRAACIVAALWPERVRGLVTAEGYNIQDIAKSPKPRAPATEHRLWYQYYFHTQRGVDGLTANRRELCQLLWALWSPSWARGPSLYGHTAPSFDNPDFVAVVIHSYRHRFGYAPGDPGLEFIEQALALQPPISVPSISLCGADDGVGPPPEEDDDVEHFSGFYRRQVLPGVGHNIPQEAPEATLAALLELLHR, encoded by the coding sequence ATGGCAACCCTGATACCACCTGCCGCGCTGCTGTATGTGCGCACGTCCATGCTCGATGTGGCTTACGAAACCCACGGCCCTGTCGATGGCGAGCCCGTCATCCTGCTGCATGGCTTTCCCTACGACCCGCGCAGCTACGACGAAATCGTGCCAGTACTGGAGCAGCGTGGCTACCGGGTGCTGGTGCCGTACCTGCGCGGCTATGGGCCTACGCGTTTTATCAACGATCAAGTCATGCGTTCCGGTCAGCAGGCAGCGCTGGCCAAGGACTTGCTGGACTTCATGGATGCGCTGGCCATTCCCTGCGCCACGCTGGCCGGTTATGACTGGGGTGGGCGCGCCGCGTGTATCGTCGCGGCGCTGTGGCCGGAGCGGGTGCGTGGGTTGGTGACCGCAGAGGGCTACAACATCCAGGACATCGCCAAGTCTCCCAAGCCACGGGCGCCTGCCACAGAGCATCGGTTGTGGTACCAGTATTACTTTCATACCCAGCGCGGCGTGGACGGCCTGACCGCCAACCGCCGCGAACTGTGCCAGCTGTTGTGGGCGTTGTGGTCACCGTCGTGGGCGCGCGGGCCGAGCCTGTATGGGCACACCGCGCCATCATTCGATAACCCGGATTTCGTCGCGGTGGTGATCCACTCCTACCGCCACCGCTTCGGATATGCGCCGGGGGACCCTGGGCTGGAATTCATCGAGCAGGCATTGGCGCTGCAACCACCGATTTCGGTGCCGAGCATTTCCCTGTGCGGCGCCGATGACGGCGTGGGGCCGCCCCCGGAAGAGGACGACGATGTCGAGCACTTCAGCGGTTTTTATCGACGCCAGGTGTTGCCCGGCGTGGGCCACAATATTCCGCAAGAAGCGCCCGAGGCCACCCTGGCGGCGCTGCTGGAGTTGCTACACCGGTGA
- a CDS encoding glucose 1-dehydrogenase has protein sequence MQISLQQQVALVTGASSGIGAGAAKALAEAGAAVVLNYNSQAAPAEALAAQINANGGRAIAIGGDVSKEADVERLFAQTLDAFGHLDILVANSGLQKDANLVDMSLDDWNTVIGVNLTGQFLCARAAVRIFNRQGVRAGVSRAAGKIIHMSSVHQLIPWAGHANYAASKGGVEMLMRTLAQEVSEQRIRINGIAPGAIRTAINRAATEGAAQKELLKLIPYGRVGDVQDVANAVVWLASDASDYVVGSTLFIDGGMSLYPEFRGNG, from the coding sequence ATGCAGATTTCCTTGCAGCAACAAGTGGCCCTGGTCACCGGTGCCAGCTCCGGCATCGGCGCCGGTGCGGCCAAGGCGTTGGCCGAAGCCGGCGCGGCCGTCGTACTTAACTACAACTCCCAGGCGGCACCGGCCGAAGCCCTCGCCGCGCAGATCAACGCCAACGGCGGCCGGGCGATTGCCATCGGTGGCGATGTATCGAAAGAAGCCGACGTCGAACGCCTGTTCGCCCAGACCCTCGATGCCTTCGGCCACCTGGATATCCTCGTGGCCAACTCCGGCCTGCAAAAAGACGCCAACCTGGTCGACATGAGCCTCGACGACTGGAACACCGTGATCGGCGTCAACCTCACCGGCCAATTTCTCTGCGCACGCGCCGCCGTGCGTATTTTCAACCGGCAAGGCGTGCGCGCTGGCGTGTCCCGCGCGGCCGGCAAGATCATTCATATGAGCTCGGTGCACCAATTGATTCCCTGGGCCGGGCATGCGAATTACGCAGCGTCCAAGGGCGGTGTGGAGATGCTGATGCGCACCCTCGCCCAGGAAGTCAGCGAGCAGCGCATTCGAATCAACGGGATTGCGCCAGGCGCGATTCGCACGGCAATCAACCGTGCGGCCACCGAAGGCGCGGCGCAAAAAGAGCTGCTCAAGTTGATTCCCTATGGCCGGGTCGGTGATGTGCAAGACGTGGCGAACGCAGTAGTGTGGCTGGCCAGCGACGCGTCCGATTACGTGGTCGGCAGCACGCTGTTCATCGATGGCGGCATGAGCCTTTATCCGGAGTTTCGTGGCAATGGTTGA
- a CDS encoding glycoside hydrolase family 15 protein, which yields MVDLKNEPQSPIGAHGIIGDMRSAALVNDQGSIDFFCWPEFDSPSIFCALLDTPDAGTFQLTPDLPNARREQIYLPDTNVLQTRWLSDAAVVEVTDLLAVSEEVDDLPLLIRRVRVVSGTATFHLRCAVRHDYARANTHATACDTGAVFSADGQPGLRLTGSHALTLDENVAVARFSLAQDESAEFVLGGQDDPRVTNACTDLYLQRTLKFWRGWISQSNYRGRWREMVNRSALALKLLTSRKQGAIIAAATFGLPESPGGERNWDYRYTWIRDASFTVYAFMRLGFIEEANAYMRWLRGRVSDCCGQTTKINILYGIDGRQELPETTLDHLRGHGGAQPVRVGNEAFDQIQLDIYGELMDAVYLVNKYGEAISHEGWKHTVEVVDQVCEIWNQKDVGIWEMRGEQHHFLHSRLMCWVALDRAIRLASKRSLPAPFARWDQTRQAIYADIWSNFWNEERGHFVQHIDSTALDGSMLLMPLVRFVAATDPRWLSTLEAIEKSLVRDGMVYRYRNDDSQIDGLQGTEGAFTACSFWYVECLARAGQVEKAHLEFEQLLRYANPLGLYAEEFDSQARHLANTPQALSHLALISAATFLDRKLSGEKTVWQP from the coding sequence ATGGTTGATTTGAAGAACGAGCCACAAAGCCCCATCGGTGCGCACGGCATCATTGGCGACATGCGCAGCGCGGCGTTGGTGAATGACCAGGGCAGCATCGATTTTTTCTGCTGGCCGGAATTCGACAGCCCGTCGATTTTCTGTGCGTTGCTCGACACCCCCGACGCCGGCACCTTCCAGCTCACCCCGGACCTGCCCAATGCGCGCCGCGAGCAGATTTACCTGCCCGACACCAATGTGCTGCAGACCCGTTGGCTGAGCGATGCGGCGGTGGTGGAAGTCACCGATTTGCTGGCCGTCAGCGAAGAGGTCGACGACCTGCCGCTATTGATCCGCCGCGTACGAGTGGTCAGCGGCACGGCGACATTCCACCTGCGCTGCGCCGTACGCCATGACTACGCCCGCGCCAACACGCACGCCACAGCCTGCGACACCGGCGCAGTGTTCAGCGCTGACGGCCAGCCTGGCCTGCGCCTGACCGGCAGCCACGCGCTGACGCTGGACGAGAATGTGGCGGTGGCCCGCTTCAGCCTGGCCCAGGACGAAAGCGCCGAATTCGTCCTCGGCGGCCAGGACGACCCGCGCGTGACGAATGCCTGCACCGACCTTTACCTGCAACGCACCTTGAAGTTCTGGCGCGGCTGGATCAGCCAATCGAACTACCGTGGGCGCTGGCGCGAAATGGTTAACCGCTCGGCCTTGGCGCTGAAGCTGCTGACCTCGCGCAAACAGGGCGCAATCATCGCCGCCGCCACCTTCGGCCTGCCGGAAAGCCCTGGCGGCGAGCGCAACTGGGACTACCGTTACACCTGGATCCGCGACGCCTCCTTTACCGTCTACGCCTTCATGCGCCTGGGCTTCATCGAGGAAGCCAATGCCTATATGCGCTGGCTCAGAGGACGGGTCAGCGACTGCTGCGGCCAAACCACCAAGATCAACATCCTGTACGGCATTGATGGCCGCCAGGAACTGCCGGAAACCACACTGGACCACTTGCGTGGTCATGGTGGCGCCCAGCCGGTGCGCGTGGGCAATGAAGCGTTCGACCAGATCCAGCTGGATATCTACGGCGAACTGATGGACGCGGTGTACCTGGTCAATAAATACGGCGAAGCCATTTCCCACGAAGGCTGGAAACACACCGTGGAAGTGGTCGACCAGGTCTGCGAAATCTGGAACCAGAAAGACGTCGGTATCTGGGAGATGCGCGGTGAGCAGCATCACTTCCTGCACTCGCGGCTGATGTGCTGGGTGGCGCTGGACCGCGCGATCCGCCTGGCCTCCAAGCGCTCACTACCGGCGCCGTTCGCGCGTTGGGACCAGACGCGCCAGGCCATCTATGCAGACATCTGGAGCAACTTCTGGAACGAAGAACGTGGGCATTTCGTGCAGCACATCGACAGCACTGCCCTTGACGGCTCGATGCTGTTGATGCCGCTGGTGCGCTTCGTTGCCGCGACTGATCCACGCTGGCTGTCGACACTGGAGGCGATCGAGAAAAGCCTGGTACGTGACGGCATGGTCTACCGCTACCGCAACGACGACAGCCAGATCGATGGGCTGCAAGGCACCGAAGGCGCGTTTACCGCATGTTCGTTCTGGTACGTCGAATGCCTGGCCCGCGCCGGGCAAGTGGAAAAAGCCCACCTGGAGTTCGAACAGTTGCTGCGCTACGCCAACCCGCTGGGGTTGTACGCCGAAGAGTTCGACAGCCAGGCCCGGCACCTGGCCAACACACCCCAGGCCTTGAGCCATTTGGCGTTGATCAGTGCGGCAACGTTTCTGGACCGTAAGCTCAGTGGGGAGAAAACCGTATGGCAACCCTGA